In Lolium rigidum isolate FL_2022 chromosome 3, APGP_CSIRO_Lrig_0.1, whole genome shotgun sequence, the genomic window AGTACCCGCCGTCGGACGCCAATCACCCACTCCGCCGCCTCAACCCGCACGAGTGTGTCCCGTTCATGGAGAACCTGTTCAGCGCCGGCCAGGAAGCCAAGCTGGAGGCGCTGCCGTCGCCAAGACTCCTGCAAACACACATGCACTACTCCGTGCTGCCTCGCTCCCTCGCCGACTGCAAGATCGTCTTCGTCTGCAGGTATTTCCTACACCCTGTATGTTTTTCTTTTGTCTCTCTGGTTAACTACCAACGGAGAACGTAAACTACGTACTACATGTAGGGAGCCCAAGGACATGCTCGTTTCCATGTGGCACTTCCTCCAAAGCGCAGGATTCAGCTTCCCCTTCTCGGATCTGTTTGAGCTGGCGTGCCAGGGCCAGAACCCACACGGCCCCATCTGGAGCCACCTCCTGGGATACTGGACCGCCAGCACAGCCAGGCCGGAGATGGTCCTCTTCCTGCGGTATGAGGACATGTTGGCTGATCCGGTCAGCACCGTCCGGCAGCTCGCGCGGTTCATGGATGTGCCCTTCACGGCGGCCGAGGAGGCGGCGGGGCTTCCGGTGGACATCGTTGAGATGTGCAGCATCGACGCGTTGAGAGAGCTTGACGCCAACAAGACAGGGAAATTTGGTTTGTTCTTCAAGTTCCAGCACCAAACCTTCTTCAGGAAAGGGGTCGTGGGGGACTGGGTGAACTATATGACGCCGGAGATGGCCCGCCGCATCGACGCAATCGTCGGTGACAAACTCCACGGATCGGGCCTCACCTTCACGTCCGTCGGGACTATCGCTTCACAAGACCAGGATGCTCGCACGCTGCTTCTACCCACttcatcatcattatcatcaaGTTGAGCTCGTCTTTAATTTGGCCACCGTACTTCTCCTTTTCTCTTGTTGTCCGTTTTCTTAGCTTTGTCAGTAATAAGTTTCACTTCTGATCCGGCCACTGTATCTTGGTCTGTTCACAGATATACAAGTATGTGGTAGAAACTTGCCCGTAGACATAGCATTATTAATGTGTATGATAATCAACCATGCTACGTGCATGTCGTGGAGACGGCAACAAACCAAATACACCGACAAAAATCCTATACAACCCGACCTGGAACGACCCAGCAGTAGACCACCTCCTACATCCTACACGTAGCAAAGCATGTGGCGATTTAATTTGGTATCGAGGCGCTAGCTGTTTTCAGATGAGCGGTACCAGATGTGGTCTACCAACCGGGTCGCATGATTTTGGGTCGTATAAGATTTATTTCCCAAATACACAGCCACACATGAACGTACGAAGACGAGACAAGAGGCTGCAGCATCTCTAGAGCCGTACACACGTCTGTATGCGACGAGCGATGAGTCAGCCAGAGCTGCCGTCCCATTGCACAAATCGCTCATATGATACTCCCAAGATGTTCCGAGTAAAATTACATTTTAGTAGCTGAATGCACGTGCGTTGCTACaacataaaaatatataaatatattaGGAAAAAATGTAAAATAGTTTAATTAGAAGGATGCTATAGGATCATGGTTGATTATGAAATAGTTAGCGATAAAGGCTACACCTCTTCTAcctcctctcttctcttctcaagTTACATACGCCATTCAACACCTTTATCTCCTACCGTCCGCTCTTCTGCTACATTTTCTCTACCCAACAAATTATTTGCAAAGTTGAATAATTGTAAATCTTTAATGCGTCAAAACACTGGCAGATCTATGTAGGGGCAAAcctgggccatggcccgcccagatTTTTGCCAAAACATACTATATCAGTGCATTGATAGCCAGCAGCTAAAGCCCAATACCAACAGAACAACATACTCAGACTAGCTGGCCAAGCCTAGTTGAGTGGAACCGCGTCCAGGAGCTGAGGACCAACGCTGCTTTGGCAACGTCCCTCTGTGCTCGTTCTTCTATTCTAGCCATTGAGCCACTTAGTTTGAAAATTTAGGGTCAAAAAATGGGGATTTGGCGAAAGGATTCGAGCAACAACGACACAAAAGGCAACCGCAGGTCGCCGGCATCTCACACCACTAATCACGGGGGCCCATGAAGCAATCATGCTAGGCAAAGTAACAACATCcacaaatgattgaaaataagaGAATGAAGCATAAAGAATGTACCACATTAATTGAATCATTTTATCATCTTGTAGTAGTATGATAAGCCTTGTTAATTATGGTTTGTGAACTAAATCATcatatatgtgcatttgtgtgTTTTACCATTTCTTGTATCCACGCAGGAGCCTGTCTGGACCACACATACAACTTATAAATCATTGGGCATGTAGTGATATTTCGTGATAAACCTAGTTAAACCTAGGCAGCGGTTCATTCACACGAAAATTATGGGATTTTTCAAAGGAAGTGCCAAAGGCGCAAATAACATCTACTGGGGCAGGTCAGTTCAGTTCGTCTCTGTGAGCGACGAGCACACCCGCTGCCACAGCAGCACAATGCAGTGGGTTATTTTCTTTGAACGACAAGATGGTTTTTCTTCCCAAGCATTAAGAATTGCCTCAGCCCTCAGGCCAATTAAGGAGCCCTCAGGCAATTAAGGGACGGGTGCTAGGTTTTGGGACTCATCGCTGGGCGAAAGCCTTGTCCTGGCGGCTGGCCGGGACCGATGACGGTGACGCCCTTGCATGATGCATCCTTCTTGAAGTCGTCGTCGAAGCGGTGTTCTCAATCCTCCGCCCGGGTTCtctgggggaaaccctagatccctcgagGGATCGGGCTTGAGCAGCACTCTTGTGTCgttttgcctcttggggccttgCTTTGGATGTCCACCAGACAGAGGGACCTGCGGTGTGTTGTGGACTTGTGGTGGTTTTGGCGGAGGCaagttcgtcttcggccaggcgggACGCGGCCCTAGGGCCGGTGTGGtggttggagcggtggctccggtctttcgcctccgcctgttgtgttgaggtgtggtgtcgaccttgtTGGTCATCGACCCATGT contains:
- the LOC124694175 gene encoding flavonol 3-sulfotransferase-like translates to MAALDKSCLVELGPVPFKDVNNDDDNGQTAISPPTEYADIVATLPSIAAIGDSQLLKYQDVWLFIHGVTGVISIQRRFKSRPGDVLLASPPKCGTTWLKALSFATMARAKYPPSDANHPLRRLNPHECVPFMENLFSAGQEAKLEALPSPRLLQTHMHYSVLPRSLADCKIVFVCREPKDMLVSMWHFLQSAGFSFPFSDLFELACQGQNPHGPIWSHLLGYWTASTARPEMVLFLRYEDMLADPVSTVRQLARFMDVPFTAAEEAAGLPVDIVEMCSIDALRELDANKTGKFGLFFKFQHQTFFRKGVVGDWVNYMTPEMARRIDAIVGDKLHGSGLTFTSVGTIASQDQDARTLLLPTSSSLSSS